A genomic region of Candidatus Dormiibacterota bacterium contains the following coding sequences:
- a CDS encoding DEAD/DEAH box helicase, with amino-acid sequence MSVEMALDRLLVQDEFRQHLTLDHTLPARQARYAGFPDSLDIRLGQALAARGISRLYTHQAEATALALAGKDLVVVTPTASGKTACYNLPVLQAMLKDPEARALYLFPTKALAQDQLAELHGLVGEMKVDLKTYTYDGDTPVSARQAIRQAGHIVVTNPDMLHTGVLPHHTRWVKLFANLRYVVIDELHAYRGVFGSHLANVLRRLWRVCAFYDSHPVVICCSATIANPKELAERLTGRVMTLVDDNGAPSGPKRLLFYNPPVINRELGIRRSSTLESQRIAEAFLRDGVQTIVFGRTRLQVEILLSYLQQSLANRLGKTGTIRGYRGGYLPLQRREIEHGLRDGSVRGVVSTNALELGIDIGHLDAAILCGYPGTIASAWQQIGRAGRRRGAAAAVYVASSSPLDQYLVNHPEYFLGRDPEQGLIDPDNLLILSAHLQAATFELPLSTGEPFGQAPVAELLRILEEDGAVHQAGDTWHWSADAFPAEGVSLRSANADNVVIVDVTRGASVVGEMDQFSAPVFLHEEAIYLHEGAQYHVDRLDWEEKKAYVRPVKVDYYTDANLAVSIKVLETFQSRPAEPLAVHHGEVRVTALPTIFKKIRFHTHENIGSGPISLPEQQLHTTAFWLEIPTEVARQFPRAAMQGGLQGLANVVTQVACLFLMCDVRDLGAYAETRAPHTGTPAVFVYERYPGGVGMSARLFETAGAVMAAAHDLVSQCGCESGCPSCVGPSLEVGEEGKAVALRLLELAALIPAPAR; translated from the coding sequence ATGTCGGTCGAGATGGCGCTGGATCGACTTCTCGTTCAGGATGAGTTCCGCCAGCATCTGACGCTCGACCACACCCTGCCGGCCCGCCAGGCCCGCTACGCCGGATTTCCCGATTCGCTCGACATCCGCCTTGGGCAGGCGCTCGCCGCCCGCGGCATCAGCCGCCTCTACACCCACCAGGCGGAGGCGACCGCTCTGGCGCTGGCCGGCAAAGACCTGGTCGTTGTGACGCCGACCGCGTCGGGAAAGACCGCCTGCTACAACCTGCCGGTCCTGCAGGCGATGCTCAAGGACCCCGAGGCGCGGGCCCTGTACCTCTTTCCGACCAAGGCGCTCGCGCAAGACCAGCTGGCTGAGCTCCATGGTCTGGTCGGTGAGATGAAGGTCGATCTCAAGACCTACACCTACGACGGGGACACACCGGTGAGCGCTCGCCAGGCGATTCGCCAGGCCGGCCATATCGTGGTCACCAACCCCGACATGCTGCACACCGGCGTGCTGCCCCACCACACCCGCTGGGTGAAGCTCTTCGCCAACCTTCGCTACGTCGTGATCGACGAGCTGCACGCCTACCGCGGCGTCTTCGGCAGCCATCTGGCAAACGTGCTCCGCCGCCTGTGGCGCGTCTGCGCCTTCTACGACAGCCACCCCGTGGTGATCTGTTGCTCGGCGACGATCGCCAACCCGAAAGAGCTGGCCGAGCGGCTGACGGGACGCGTGATGACGTTGGTCGACGACAATGGGGCGCCGAGCGGGCCCAAGCGGCTGCTGTTTTACAACCCGCCGGTCATCAATCGCGAGCTCGGCATCCGGCGTTCGTCCACGCTCGAGAGCCAGCGGATCGCCGAGGCATTTCTGCGCGATGGGGTGCAAACCATCGTCTTTGGCCGCACTCGCCTGCAGGTGGAGATCCTGCTCAGCTATCTGCAGCAATCGCTCGCCAATCGACTTGGCAAAACCGGCACGATCCGCGGCTACCGCGGTGGGTACCTTCCGTTGCAGCGGCGCGAGATCGAGCACGGCTTACGCGACGGATCGGTGCGTGGCGTGGTCAGCACCAATGCGCTCGAACTCGGGATCGACATCGGGCACCTGGACGCGGCCATTCTCTGTGGCTATCCGGGCACGATCGCCAGCGCCTGGCAGCAGATCGGGCGCGCGGGGCGGCGCCGTGGTGCCGCGGCCGCGGTCTATGTCGCCTCGAGCAGCCCGCTCGATCAGTATCTGGTCAACCATCCGGAATATTTCCTTGGGAGAGACCCCGAACAGGGACTGATCGATCCCGACAACCTGCTGATCCTCAGCGCGCATCTGCAGGCGGCGACCTTTGAACTGCCCCTCTCGACGGGGGAACCATTCGGTCAGGCGCCGGTAGCGGAGCTGCTCCGCATTCTGGAAGAGGACGGGGCCGTCCACCAGGCGGGAGATACCTGGCACTGGAGCGCGGACGCGTTTCCGGCCGAAGGGGTGAGCCTGCGCAGCGCGAACGCGGACAACGTCGTCATCGTCGATGTCACCCGAGGGGCAAGCGTCGTCGGCGAGATGGATCAATTCTCGGCGCCGGTCTTCCTCCACGAGGAAGCGATCTACCTGCACGAAGGCGCGCAGTACCACGTCGACCGGCTCGACTGGGAGGAGAAGAAGGCCTACGTGCGGCCGGTCAAGGTCGATTACTACACCGACGCCAACCTGGCGGTCAGCATCAAAGTGCTCGAGACCTTTCAGAGCCGGCCGGCGGAGCCGCTCGCGGTCCACCACGGCGAGGTGCGGGTCACGGCGCTGCCCACCATCTTCAAGAAGATCCGTTTCCACACCCACGAGAACATCGGGTCGGGTCCCATCAGCCTGCCCGAACAGCAGTTGCACACGACCGCGTTCTGGCTCGAGATCCCCACCGAGGTAGCCCGCCAGTTTCCGCGTGCGGCGATGCAGGGCGGGCTGCAGGGGTTGGCGAACGTCGTCACGCAGGTGGCCTGTCTGTTCCTCATGTGCGATGTCCGCGACCTCGGCGCCTATGCGGAGACGCGCGCGCCGCATACCGGCACGCCGGCGGTGTTCGTCTACGAGCGCTATCCCGGCGGCGTGGGGATGAGCGCGCGCTTGTTCGAGACGGCGGGTGCCGTGATGGCGGCCGCGCACGACCTGGTGTCGCAATGTGGCTGCGAGAGCGGCTGCCCGTCCTGCGTTGGTCCGTCGCTGGAGGTGGGGGAGGAGGGCAAGGCGGTCGCCCTGCGCCTACTCGAACTGGCCGCGCTGATTCCCGCGCCGGCGCGTTGA
- a CDS encoding ribonuclease H-like domain-containing protein, with translation MTADLVALRERIAAITARPTRRSEPPPYPPPQAGEGISKDLPANCREEETPFGPVVVRREWCPDDGDQEVEALSTCLGLAPSDLRRPLFLDTETTGLSGGTGTVAFLVGLAWREAGGLTLAQYFLRDFNQESALLWAVGQCVNAAGVLVSYNGRCFDWPLLQTRLVMRRAVWPSPPHFDLLTLARRIFRPRLPDCALQTIEQAVLDLHRADDLPGSLIPSRYFAWLRDGDPHVLDSVFTHNRQDVVSMALLLARFEAVLRGSDDLDPLDRFGRARFLEVRGFHGQAIAEYRQLWLHPSRGTPPKMRGALGLRLARLLRRQGRWEEARSVLEECWRTQSYPYLVAIELAKLLEHQARDFNAARRIVGDALRLLALAAVPNPQWRMDLERRVQRLDRRLNQGPASLNLLSAG, from the coding sequence TTGACGGCCGACCTCGTTGCGCTGCGCGAGCGGATCGCGGCCATTACGGCGCGCCCCACCCGACGCAGCGAGCCCCCACCCTACCCTCCCCCGCAAGCGGGGGAAGGAATTTCCAAAGATCTGCCAGCCAATTGCCGCGAAGAGGAGACGCCGTTCGGCCCAGTTGTCGTGCGTCGTGAATGGTGCCCGGACGACGGCGACCAGGAGGTGGAGGCGCTCTCCACGTGTCTTGGGCTCGCGCCCAGCGACCTGCGACGGCCGCTCTTCCTCGACACGGAAACGACCGGTCTATCCGGCGGCACTGGCACCGTTGCATTCCTCGTCGGTCTCGCCTGGCGCGAAGCGGGCGGTCTGACGCTCGCCCAGTACTTCCTTCGCGACTTCAACCAGGAGAGCGCACTGCTCTGGGCGGTCGGCCAGTGCGTGAACGCGGCCGGCGTCCTGGTCAGCTACAACGGCCGCTGCTTCGACTGGCCGCTCCTGCAGACCCGGCTCGTGATGCGGCGAGCAGTATGGCCGTCACCGCCCCACTTCGACCTCCTCACCCTGGCCCGCCGCATTTTCCGGCCGCGCCTGCCGGACTGCGCGTTGCAGACCATTGAGCAGGCGGTGCTCGACCTGCATCGCGCCGATGACCTGCCGGGCAGTTTGATCCCGAGCCGATACTTCGCCTGGCTACGCGATGGCGATCCCCATGTGCTGGATTCGGTCTTCACTCATAACCGCCAGGACGTGGTATCGATGGCGCTGCTGCTGGCGCGCTTCGAGGCGGTCCTTCGAGGGTCCGACGATCTTGATCCGCTCGATCGATTCGGGCGGGCTCGCTTTTTAGAGGTGCGTGGCTTCCACGGCCAGGCGATCGCTGAATACCGGCAGCTCTGGCTGCATCCTTCCAGGGGAACGCCGCCGAAGATGCGTGGGGCGCTCGGCTTGCGGCTGGCGCGCCTGTTGCGACGGCAGGGACGATGGGAGGAGGCCCGATCGGTGCTGGAAGAGTGCTGGCGCACGCAGTCTTACCCGTATCTCGTCGCGATCGAGCTGGCGAAACTGCTCGAGCACCAGGCACGGGACTTCAACGCGGCTCGACGCATCGTGGGTGACGCGCTGCGCCTGCTCGCGCTGGCGGCGGTGCCCAACCCGCAGTGGCGGATGGATTTGGAGCGGCGCGTGCAGCGGCTGGACCGCCGGCTGAATCAAGGCCCGGCTTCCCTCAACCTTCTATCTGCTGGCTGA